One genomic region from Bacilli bacterium encodes:
- a CDS encoding sugar ABC transporter permease has protein sequence MRAKKPKKITSNMYAKWGYLFIAPFFIVFTLFTLIPLLSTFIYSFFESFMDGFDQVGPNFVGLQNYITLLTDSELYKYLWNTFIIWIMGFLPQIIISLLLAVWFTDIRLKLRGLQFWKTIVYMPNLVMASAFGMLFLTLFAANGPIISFLIEAKAVPATFTIDSSVWGTRGVIAFINFLMWFGNTTLLLMAGVMGIDNEIYEAAAIDGSGAFRTFFKITMPLLMPIFIYVFITSLIGGVQLFDVAQIFTRGSGNPNNTSKTLIMYLYENLVPSKNYGKGGALSMLIFFLTLGLSSIVFRYLVPQTKGKGDGKDKKYHVMDVTRKPKQVDGE, from the coding sequence ATGAGAGCAAAGAAGCCAAAGAAAATAACGTCTAACATGTATGCCAAATGGGGATATCTATTTATTGCTCCCTTTTTTATTGTCTTTACGTTATTTACTTTGATTCCTTTGTTATCAACATTCATTTATTCGTTCTTTGAGTCATTTATGGACGGATTTGATCAAGTAGGCCCGAATTTTGTTGGGCTGCAAAATTACATTACCCTTTTGACGGACAGCGAACTATATAAGTATTTATGGAACACATTCATTATTTGGATAATGGGCTTTTTGCCACAGATTATCATTTCGCTTTTACTTGCGGTATGGTTTACCGATATTCGGCTCAAACTTCGGGGATTGCAGTTTTGGAAAACGATTGTCTATATGCCGAATCTGGTTATGGCCAGCGCTTTCGGTATGCTGTTTTTAACTTTATTTGCCGCCAATGGACCGATTATTTCATTTTTAATCGAAGCCAAAGCGGTACCGGCCACATTTACAATTGACTCTAGCGTTTGGGGAACGCGAGGAGTAATCGCGTTTATTAACTTCCTGATGTGGTTTGGCAATACCACACTGCTATTGATGGCGGGAGTTATGGGAATTGACAACGAAATCTATGAAGCGGCTGCTATCGATGGCAGCGGAGCATTTAGAACTTTCTTTAAAATTACAATGCCTCTTTTGATGCCTATATTCATCTATGTTTTCATTACTTCACTTATTGGAGGCGTGCAGTTATTTGATGTTGCGCAAATATTTACCCGTGGCAGTGGTAATCCCAATAACACGAGTAAAACGCTGATTATGTATTTATATGAAAACTTGGTTCCATCCAAGAACTATGGTAAAGGTGGGGCCCTATCAATGCTAATCTTCTTCTTGACGCTAGGCTTGAGCTCTATCGTCTTCCGCTACCTTGTTCCACAAACAAAAGGCAAGGGCGATGGTAAGGACAAGAAGTATCATGTGATGGATGTAACACGTAAACCAAAGCAAGTGGATGGTGAGTAA
- a CDS encoding carbohydrate ABC transporter permease, with amino-acid sequence MKNTLAMKMDSNVSSANKKASPEEIIDSYKGNIPPSLKSKHLKSAKRALIVRRIIVYTVLVLLTLLCIVPFYIMIINSTRANADIQKGFSFFPGDSFVENWKNLLSFSSIQIGTAIKNSLFISFSTAILTCYFSALTAYGIFMYRFKGRNFAFMFILFVMMIPSQISAMGLVAIAYKINMVNTFIPLVVPAIASPVTFFYIKQYMESVLSKEIVESARIDGASEIRIFHQMVLPIMKPALAVQFIFAFVSSWNNFFMPALILTDSSKQTIPLIFNLLRSSNPATFDLGVIYMLLTVAIVPLLIVYLVFSKMIISGLTAGSVKG; translated from the coding sequence ATGAAAAACACGTTAGCAATGAAAATGGATAGTAACGTTTCTTCCGCGAATAAAAAAGCGTCTCCGGAAGAAATAATTGATTCCTATAAAGGTAACATTCCTCCTTCTTTAAAGAGCAAACACCTAAAAAGCGCCAAAAGGGCTCTGATAGTAAGAAGAATAATTGTTTATACAGTTTTGGTTTTATTAACGCTTTTATGTATCGTTCCTTTTTACATCATGATCATTAATAGCACGCGGGCTAATGCGGATATCCAAAAGGGCTTCTCTTTTTTCCCGGGCGATAGTTTTGTCGAAAACTGGAAAAATTTACTGAGTTTCTCTAGCATTCAGATTGGCACGGCAATTAAGAACTCATTATTTATTTCTTTCTCAACGGCAATTCTTACCTGCTATTTCTCTGCGCTAACAGCTTATGGTATCTTCATGTATCGTTTCAAAGGCAGAAATTTTGCCTTTATGTTTATTCTCTTTGTTATGATGATTCCTTCGCAAATATCGGCGATGGGATTGGTGGCGATTGCTTACAAAATAAACATGGTTAACACTTTCATTCCACTTGTGGTCCCCGCGATAGCCTCACCGGTAACCTTCTTCTACATTAAGCAGTATATGGAAAGTGTTCTTTCTAAGGAAATAGTTGAATCGGCCCGGATCGATGGCGCAAGCGAAATAAGAATTTTTCACCAGATGGTTTTGCCGATTATGAAACCGGCTTTGGCCGTTCAATTTATTTTTGCTTTCGTCAGTTCATGGAATAACTTCTTTATGCCGGCGCTTATTCTCACCGATTCCAGCAAACAAACAATTCCTTTAATCTTTAATTTATTACGGTCAAGCAATCCGGCGACATTCGACTTGGGAGTTATTTATATGCTTCTTACGGTCGCAATTGTTCCATTGCTTATCGTATATTTAGTCTTCTCGAAGATGATAATTTCCGGTTTAACGGCCGGAAGTGTCAAGGGCTAG
- a CDS encoding family 1 glycosylhydrolase encodes MKNFYWGTATSSFQIEGAANLDGRTPSIWDAYTLEEGKILNRDDGRKGIDHYHLFETDLKYLKELGVNSYRFSISWSRIIPNADGKINERGMAFYDHILQELAKYGVKPFITFYHWDLPMWLQDKGGWTNRNTAFAFADFVFAVTQRFKHRCHDYITINEPQCIINLGHKTLEHAPGIYLEDKAAVIAVHNLLLAHGLAVQAIRKIDSEAKIGFAATSSPAIPLDDSKKNIDLARRCYFSLAKGQFDQVTLYSDPIFLGDYPKEFYDYYQPYLPSTLKEDLIIISSPIDYCYQNIYSGYFVKADKETGYKILPYTDENPAYVFTWLHQMPKTLYYGPKFLYERYQKPIIISENGISVIDVLTRDHKIHDQARIEYYRCYLEQMAKAKKDGIPIKGYFAWSLFDNFEWAFGYSARFGLIYVDYQSMKRYPKDSFYFYQKYIADHQE; translated from the coding sequence ATGAAAAATTTTTATTGGGGAACGGCGACCTCATCTTTCCAGATTGAGGGGGCGGCGAATCTTGATGGTCGCACGCCATCTATTTGGGATGCGTACACACTCGAAGAAGGTAAGATTCTTAATCGTGATGACGGACGAAAGGGAATAGATCACTATCATCTTTTTGAAACAGATTTGAAGTACTTAAAGGAATTAGGGGTCAACAGTTATCGGTTTTCGATTTCATGGAGTAGAATTATTCCCAATGCAGATGGAAAAATCAATGAAAGAGGGATGGCTTTCTATGACCATATACTTCAGGAGCTGGCTAAATATGGAGTAAAACCATTCATTACTTTCTATCATTGGGATTTACCCATGTGGTTACAGGATAAAGGTGGATGGACTAATCGCAATACGGCCTTTGCTTTTGCCGATTTTGTCTTTGCAGTCACGCAAAGATTTAAGCATCGTTGCCATGACTATATAACTATCAACGAACCCCAGTGCATCATTAATCTCGGTCATAAAACACTAGAGCACGCACCGGGTATTTACCTAGAAGATAAGGCGGCGGTTATTGCCGTTCACAACCTTCTTTTAGCACATGGATTAGCCGTTCAGGCCATAAGGAAAATAGATAGTGAAGCGAAAATAGGTTTTGCGGCGACATCATCGCCGGCGATTCCGCTTGATGATAGCAAAAAAAATATCGATCTAGCGCGCAGATGCTATTTTTCTTTGGCTAAAGGACAATTTGATCAAGTAACATTATATAGCGATCCAATCTTTTTAGGAGACTATCCAAAGGAATTTTATGATTACTATCAACCGTATCTACCATCCACGCTCAAGGAAGATTTAATAATAATTTCTTCGCCGATCGATTATTGTTACCAAAATATTTATAGCGGTTACTTTGTGAAAGCGGATAAGGAAACGGGATATAAGATTCTTCCTTATACCGACGAAAATCCGGCCTATGTTTTTACTTGGCTTCATCAAATGCCGAAGACTTTATACTACGGGCCAAAATTTCTCTATGAACGATATCAAAAACCGATTATTATTAGTGAGAACGGAATTTCGGTTATCGATGTTTTAACGCGAGATCATAAAATACATGATCAAGCGCGTATCGAGTATTATCGCTGCTACCTTGAACAGATGGCAAAGGCAAAAAAAGATGGAATTCCAATCAAAGGATATTTTGCTTGGTCGCTATTTGATAATTTTGAGTGGGCTTTTGGTTATAGCGCGCGATTTGGACTCATCTATGTTGATTACCAATCGATGAAACGTTACCCTAAAGATTCTTTCTATTTTTATCAGAAATATATTGCCGACCACCAGGAGTAA
- a CDS encoding aldose epimerase family protein: MGRLIRVVNQLGMEVTFASVGAAIFDIRIPDREGILKNVMVHPASLDDFEVSDAYYGKTIGRNAGRIKDGNFTLDGVHYHVEAVTKDGLHGGIDGLPYRDFAFIERHLADGEAVIFSYFSPDMECGFPGNLSLKVTYKLFANENRLDVTYSANSDQKTIANFTNHSYWNLNGGGTILNHNLTIRSSLAGKVDKKIYPLGIFPVDEQMDFRMGKVIGKDIAEKDLVAISGGYDHPFVIDNPEDSSQPVASLKGDFMQMDIYSDYPALVFYSGNYPSREKMNVAAVLGRYEALALECQIFPDAMNEPFGQKETGILEADEEFHHQISYRFKLI; encoded by the coding sequence ATGGGAAGACTTATTCGGGTTGTTAATCAGTTGGGTATGGAAGTCACTTTTGCCTCGGTAGGGGCCGCTATTTTTGATATACGGATTCCCGACCGAGAAGGAATTTTAAAAAATGTTATGGTTCATCCTGCGTCTTTGGATGACTTTGAGGTATCCGACGCCTACTATGGAAAGACCATCGGGCGCAACGCAGGCCGAATTAAAGATGGCAATTTCACCTTAGACGGAGTGCATTATCATGTGGAGGCCGTTACTAAAGATGGCTTGCACGGAGGAATTGACGGCCTTCCTTATCGCGATTTTGCCTTTATTGAACGCCATCTTGCCGATGGCGAAGCGGTTATTTTTTCTTATTTCAGCCCCGACATGGAATGTGGGTTTCCCGGTAACTTATCCTTAAAAGTAACTTATAAACTATTTGCCAATGAAAATCGCCTTGATGTTACATACTCCGCAAATAGTGATCAAAAAACGATTGCTAATTTTACCAACCACAGTTATTGGAATTTAAATGGCGGAGGTACGATTCTTAATCATAATTTAACTATTCGTTCTTCATTGGCGGGCAAAGTGGATAAGAAAATTTATCCGCTGGGCATTTTCCCGGTGGATGAGCAGATGGACTTTCGGATGGGAAAAGTTATCGGCAAGGATATCGCCGAGAAAGATTTGGTGGCGATAAGCGGCGGCTATGACCATCCGTTTGTTATTGATAACCCGGAGGATAGTTCTCAACCGGTAGCATCACTAAAAGGCGATTTCATGCAGATGGATATCTATTCAGATTATCCGGCACTTGTCTTCTATAGCGGCAATTATCCCAGCCGAGAAAAAATGAATGTCGCCGCGGTTTTAGGACGGTATGAAGCATTGGCTTTGGAGTGTCAAATATTCCCCGATGCCATGAATGAACCTTTTGGTCAGAAGGAAACAGGCATACTGGAAGCCGATGAAGAGTTTCATCATCAAATAAGTTATCGTTTTAAATTAATCTGA
- a CDS encoding formate--tetrahydrofolate ligase — translation MEKIINIAKKAGIDEKYIELYGPYKAKINMDFLTEYADKEPGKLILVTAITPTKAGEGKTTSTIALLDGLKKEGYSAIACLREPSLGPVFGMKGGATGGGKAKIIPEEDINLHFTGDIHALTSAVNLIAAVVDNYLFQGNALNIDPEKIVWKRALDMNDRSLREITVAEGKGNGLPHQSGFQITVASELMALLCLATSPEDFLHKLAKIVVAYTKNDQPITVGDLKITHAVMKLLREAFKPNLVQTLEGNPVLIHGGPFANIAHGCNSIIALNAGVKLADYVLTEAGFGADLGAEKFFDICMREAKMKPAAAVVVATIKALKMHGGEDIDHLDVENIPALLKGTDNLKQHVENIKQFGVSPVIAINHFASDSPQEVAAFRAWCEKENYPVAFLDSFARGSSGAKELVKVLMKTLAEEKSDFHVLYDEELPIEEKINIIAKKIYRAEKVEILPEAKKQIAKYQAMGYGATPICMAKTQYSFSDDPTKINAPRGFTMTIREVNLSAGAGFLVALTGDVMVMPGLGARPSAVKMEEEDY, via the coding sequence ATGGAAAAGATTATCAACATTGCCAAAAAAGCCGGTATTGACGAAAAGTACATCGAATTGTATGGACCTTACAAGGCTAAAATTAATATGGATTTCCTCACTGAATATGCCGATAAAGAACCCGGAAAGCTAATTTTAGTGACCGCGATTACTCCCACAAAAGCCGGCGAAGGCAAAACCACTTCGACGATTGCTCTTTTAGATGGATTAAAAAAAGAAGGATACTCGGCTATAGCTTGCCTCCGGGAACCATCACTGGGCCCAGTTTTTGGCATGAAGGGTGGGGCTACCGGCGGAGGCAAAGCCAAGATTATTCCCGAAGAAGATATCAACCTCCATTTTACCGGGGATATTCATGCCTTAACGAGTGCTGTCAATCTCATTGCTGCAGTGGTGGATAATTACCTTTTTCAAGGCAATGCTTTAAATATTGACCCGGAGAAGATTGTATGGAAACGGGCCTTGGATATGAACGATCGGTCATTAAGAGAAATTACCGTGGCGGAAGGAAAAGGCAATGGTCTTCCCCATCAAAGTGGGTTTCAAATTACAGTCGCCAGTGAATTGATGGCGCTTTTATGCCTTGCCACCTCGCCAGAAGATTTTTTGCATAAGCTCGCAAAAATTGTCGTCGCTTACACAAAAAATGACCAGCCAATCACAGTTGGTGATCTCAAAATCACTCATGCGGTTATGAAATTATTGCGCGAAGCCTTTAAGCCCAATTTAGTTCAAACTCTAGAGGGCAATCCGGTTCTTATTCACGGCGGTCCCTTTGCTAATATCGCTCATGGATGCAATTCGATAATTGCATTAAATGCGGGTGTAAAACTGGCGGATTATGTTTTAACGGAAGCTGGTTTTGGTGCCGACCTTGGTGCGGAAAAATTCTTTGATATTTGTATGCGCGAAGCAAAGATGAAACCGGCCGCTGCGGTCGTGGTTGCCACGATAAAAGCATTAAAAATGCATGGCGGGGAAGACATTGATCATCTTGATGTCGAAAATATTCCCGCCTTATTAAAAGGTACGGACAATCTTAAGCAGCATGTAGAAAACATTAAGCAATTTGGAGTAAGCCCGGTTATTGCGATTAACCACTTCGCATCCGACTCACCGCAGGAAGTCGCCGCTTTTCGGGCGTGGTGCGAGAAGGAAAATTATCCGGTTGCTTTTCTCGATTCTTTTGCTCGAGGCTCAAGCGGGGCCAAGGAACTGGTCAAAGTTTTGATGAAAACACTAGCTGAAGAAAAAAGCGATTTCCATGTCCTTTATGACGAGGAACTTCCGATTGAAGAAAAAATAAATATTATTGCAAAGAAAATCTATCGTGCCGAAAAAGTTGAAATTCTTCCCGAAGCAAAAAAGCAAATTGCAAAGTATCAGGCGATGGGATATGGAGCGACCCCGATTTGCATGGCTAAAACCCAATATAGTTTTAGCGACGATCCAACTAAAATTAACGCTCCACGGGGATTCACAATGACAATTCGCGAGGTAAATCTTTCGGCCGGAGCCGGCTTTTTAGTAGCCTTAACGGGTGACGTTATGGTTATGCCCGGACTCGGGGCTCGCCCAAGTGCGGTCAAAATGGAAGAAGAAGATTATTAA
- a CDS encoding HAD family hydrolase: MEPKVVVFDLFDTLIDVKRYDIEEAKRYLFEHYVNPKVSFERFEEFNNRFAASHFIKREDTNKEYIYHDYLDELNRELGLVDDADFNEIEYRVFSSCNTLLVNDKTRVLLEYYRRKGIPLYILSNSIFGSYALKRRLGELNVLNYFRDVFSSADFGYRKPDKRFFDYALTAIKGKSNSIKAGDVLFIGNDYAHDVVGAYNAGWTPVYYHHENWETLPDKLLAVRIIKGFDELYMIN, translated from the coding sequence ATGGAACCAAAAGTAGTTGTTTTCGATTTGTTCGATACCCTAATTGACGTTAAGCGTTACGACATAGAAGAAGCGAAGCGCTATTTATTTGAGCACTATGTAAATCCAAAAGTAAGTTTTGAACGCTTTGAGGAATTTAATAATCGATTTGCGGCTTCTCATTTTATTAAACGAGAAGATACTAATAAAGAGTACATATATCATGATTATCTAGATGAATTGAATAGGGAATTAGGCTTGGTTGATGATGCCGATTTCAATGAAATTGAATATCGCGTGTTTTCTTCGTGCAACACACTTCTCGTCAACGATAAAACACGGGTTTTACTCGAGTATTATCGAAGAAAAGGCATCCCCCTTTATATTTTATCTAATTCGATTTTTGGCTCCTACGCTTTGAAAAGAAGGCTGGGAGAGCTCAATGTATTAAATTATTTTCGGGACGTTTTTTCCAGCGCGGACTTCGGCTATCGAAAACCAGACAAGCGTTTCTTTGATTATGCTCTGACAGCAATAAAAGGAAAGAGCAATAGCATAAAAGCCGGTGACGTTCTTTTTATCGGCAATGATTATGCTCATGATGTCGTCGGTGCGTACAATGCCGGTTGGACGCCAGTTTACTATCATCACGAAAATTGGGAAACTCTTCCCGACAAACTTCTGGCGGTGCGGATCATTAAGGGCTTTGACGAATTATATATGATCAATTGA